A stretch of the Sulfurimonas sp. HSL-1656 genome encodes the following:
- a CDS encoding YfhL family 4Fe-4S dicluster ferredoxin yields the protein MSLLINDECIACDACREECPTEAIEEGDPIYIIDPDRCTECVGTYDEPACIAVCPVDCIVPDKDNVETVAELKFKHDQIMAEYEE from the coding sequence ATGTCCCTGCTGATCAACGATGAATGTATCGCCTGCGATGCCTGTAGAGAAGAGTGCCCGACCGAAGCGATTGAAGAGGGGGACCCGATCTACATCATCGACCCCGACCGCTGTACCGAATGCGTCGGTACCTATGACGAACCGGCGTGTATCGCCGTCTGCCCGGTCGACTGTATCGTCCCGGACAAAGACAACGTCGAGACCGTCGCCGAGCTGAAGTTCAAACACGACCAGATCATGGCCGAATACGAGGAGTAA
- a CDS encoding cation:proton antiporter, whose product MHSFAPEIMLITLLAVVVISDTLADRLKVPAVFLLLIGSYLVYHLLPAAVPLDLRLHFDTVILLCIPLIFMGDALHLHFADVRRFGFEIFYLAVFAVALSIAAGASLYQLELFAPLSLGGYVALFAINMATDAVSVQSVLSRFEGIGHDLKVLIEGESLGNDATAVIAFFFVGLPWMLSGSIDPAAASFDALRVFAVSLGLGIAMGFGFYLMMKLVEHQRGEFFIFVVEGYAAYVLGEEMHVSGILTLIAAIIATKAWIDADLRRSEAREARKTKSYRLEQLYHQLRFGGYQATTEQRLEYIFEMAKEFGYLATVMIFFTLAEMVDYEQLWHYRYEILAMFAATTLIRALSMAKFALFGHRFNLIKPVGFEGWFILTFSGMKGALSIILVHMIPDSFAHKALFESVTIGVVMLSIFGYGVTLWGYFVLKSRRASAAAQAHRG is encoded by the coding sequence ATGCACTCTTTTGCCCCCGAAATCATGCTGATTACCCTCTTGGCCGTGGTCGTTATTTCCGATACACTGGCCGACCGTCTGAAGGTTCCCGCCGTCTTTTTGCTGCTGATCGGTTCTTACCTCGTCTACCACCTGCTGCCCGCTGCCGTTCCGCTCGATCTGCGGCTCCACTTCGATACCGTGATCCTGCTCTGTATCCCGCTCATCTTTATGGGGGATGCGCTGCACCTGCATTTTGCGGATGTGCGGCGTTTCGGCTTCGAGATCTTCTACCTGGCGGTCTTCGCCGTAGCGCTCTCCATCGCGGCGGGAGCGAGCCTGTACCAGTTGGAACTCTTCGCCCCGCTGAGCCTGGGCGGCTATGTGGCGCTGTTTGCGATCAACATGGCGACCGATGCGGTGAGCGTGCAGTCCGTGCTGTCGCGCTTTGAGGGGATCGGCCATGACCTCAAGGTGCTGATCGAGGGCGAATCGCTCGGCAACGACGCCACGGCAGTCATCGCCTTCTTCTTCGTCGGGCTGCCGTGGATGCTCAGCGGGTCGATCGATCCGGCGGCAGCTTCGTTCGACGCGCTGCGGGTCTTCGCGGTCAGTCTCGGCCTGGGGATCGCGATGGGCTTCGGGTTCTACCTGATGATGAAGCTGGTCGAGCATCAGCGCGGGGAGTTCTTCATCTTTGTCGTGGAAGGGTATGCGGCCTACGTGCTGGGTGAAGAGATGCACGTCAGCGGCATTTTGACCCTTATCGCGGCCATCATCGCCACGAAAGCCTGGATCGATGCCGATCTGCGGCGCAGCGAAGCCCGAGAAGCGCGCAAAACGAAGAGCTACCGGCTTGAGCAGCTTTATCATCAGCTCCGTTTCGGCGGTTATCAGGCGACGACGGAACAGCGCCTGGAGTATATTTTCGAGATGGCGAAGGAGTTCGGCTACCTGGCGACGGTCATGATCTTCTTTACCCTGGCGGAAATGGTCGATTATGAACAGCTCTGGCACTACCGGTACGAGATCCTCGCCATGTTCGCCGCCACGACGCTGATCCGGGCCCTCTCCATGGCGAAGTTCGCCCTTTTCGGCCACCGGTTCAACCTGATCAAGCCGGTGGGGTTCGAGGGGTGGTTCATTCTCACCTTCAGCGGGATGAAGGGGGCGCTCTCGATCATCCTCGTGCATATGATCCCCGACAGCTTTGCCCATAAGGCGCTCTTCGAATCGGTGACCATTGGTGTCGTTATGCTGAGTATCTTCGGTTACGGTGTGACGTTGTGGGGGTACTTTGTCCTGAAAAGCAGACGGGCGTCAGCTGCGGCGCAGGCACACAGGGGGTAG
- a CDS encoding Ppx/GppA phosphatase family protein, whose protein sequence is MAKRTAIIDIGSNSVRMVVFEKSSRFAFSLLHESKSRVRISEGAYAAGGTLQPDAIERALKALGEFLSIARSYGSRKLLCVATSAVRDAPNRAEFLSRAKKELGLQIKVIDGEKEAYLGGVAAANLLPSMAARTIDIGGGSTEYACIAAGSVMQSASLDLGTVRLKELFFDRGDVEGASAYIDTQFAAMPPVSSPIVIGIGGTFRALAQIIQKNQAHPMKKLHAFTFGADALMALGKKIVAAPDDASLKQLGVKKERYDVIRPGTLILMRFLQHVGCETLVTSGAGVREGLYLTDLLRHNRHRFPEGYNPSLRYLLDCHTIETTFSNQLPTVAMRLFDLLQPPMELPAESRRLLKIAAQLAKVGASVHFYSYHKNSQYLVESALEYGYSHEEIMTVAALVRYHKSRKIAKPFQSDYQRLLPKAKILNRLNLLLALADALLTHRPHNIDFTLTLDEAGALHVRATEGAHLYLAKEQIERLGIEKELTVSID, encoded by the coding sequence ATGGCGAAGCGCACCGCGATCATCGATATCGGGTCCAACTCCGTACGGATGGTCGTCTTCGAAAAAAGCAGCCGCTTTGCCTTCTCCCTGCTGCATGAGTCCAAAAGCCGCGTCCGGATCAGCGAGGGTGCCTATGCAGCCGGCGGGACCCTTCAGCCCGATGCCATCGAACGTGCTTTGAAAGCCCTGGGAGAGTTTTTGAGCATCGCCCGCTCCTACGGCAGCCGCAAACTGCTCTGCGTCGCGACCTCCGCCGTCCGTGATGCGCCCAACCGTGCCGAATTTCTTTCCCGTGCCAAAAAGGAACTCGGCCTGCAGATCAAGGTGATCGACGGTGAGAAAGAGGCCTACCTCGGTGGGGTTGCGGCCGCCAACCTTCTGCCCTCCATGGCGGCCCGCACCATTGACATCGGCGGCGGTTCCACGGAGTACGCCTGCATCGCGGCAGGGAGTGTCATGCAGAGCGCTTCGCTCGACCTTGGGACCGTCCGGCTCAAGGAGCTTTTCTTCGACCGGGGCGACGTCGAAGGGGCCAGCGCCTACATCGATACCCAGTTCGCCGCGATGCCGCCGGTGAGCAGTCCGATCGTTATCGGGATCGGCGGGACCTTCCGCGCCCTCGCGCAGATCATCCAGAAAAACCAGGCACATCCGATGAAGAAGCTGCATGCCTTCACCTTCGGCGCGGATGCCCTGATGGCGCTGGGAAAGAAGATCGTCGCCGCGCCCGACGACGCTTCGCTCAAACAGCTCGGGGTAAAAAAGGAACGCTACGATGTTATCCGTCCCGGGACGCTCATTCTCATGCGCTTCTTGCAGCATGTCGGCTGCGAGACCCTGGTCACCAGCGGGGCGGGGGTACGCGAAGGGCTCTACCTGACCGACCTCCTGCGCCACAACCGCCACCGCTTTCCTGAGGGGTACAACCCCTCCCTGCGGTACCTGCTTGACTGCCATACGATCGAAACGACCTTCTCCAACCAGCTTCCGACCGTAGCCATGCGGCTCTTTGACCTGCTGCAACCCCCCATGGAGCTGCCGGCAGAGAGCCGCCGCCTGCTCAAGATCGCGGCGCAGCTGGCCAAAGTCGGTGCGTCGGTCCATTTTTACTCCTACCACAAGAACAGCCAGTACCTCGTCGAAAGCGCCCTGGAGTACGGCTACAGCCATGAGGAGATCATGACCGTGGCGGCACTGGTCCGTTACCACAAGAGCCGCAAGATCGCCAAGCCGTTCCAGAGCGACTACCAGCGGCTCCTGCCCAAGGCGAAGATTCTCAACCGCCTCAACCTCCTGCTGGCTCTGGCCGACGCCCTGCTGACCCACCGCCCGCACAATATCGACTTCACCCTGACGCTCGACGAAGCCGGCGCTCTGCACGTACGCGCCACAGAAGGTGCACACCTCTATCTTGCAAAAGAGCAGATCGAACGCCTCGGGATCGAGAAAGAGCTGACGGTATCTATCGATTAG
- the bamA gene encoding outer membrane protein assembly factor BamA, with protein MKHWSALIAVFLTVSTLAFAAETVEKVQFEGLVHISEGVAEQLLVQKAEAPLETEKVDQTIERFFGQGYFTDIYATFEAGTLTFHFTEKPVISRIELKGWKEKDEDTLRDVVQLKKGTLYDPKKLEAAKKRIVDNLSQEGKIDSVVEIETEHLDNGSVGVTFVVNEGETILIEKLSFSGVEGLDPDTFDDNIANKEHQFMGWFWGRNDGKMMLDQLQYDPMRIRDTYMQHGYMDAKVDAPFTRIDFDDYTAEMSYQVTEGQVYITKAIELHQQTHVIDDTELRDVITLETEKPFNIKTFREDSERIKTKIADLGYAYVRVLPDLRKNKEEGTLEVIYRIIPGEKVWIRNVVIAGNNRTLDRIVRRELYLGPGDLYSLTDLQDSRNALGRTGYFDANTIEEKRVDDHSMDLVVKVKEAPTGNIQLGGGYGSYGGFMLSVGVSDRNIFGSGINVGLRLERSQRSNNYSFNISNPRLNDSDFSGNFSIFYSDFQYNDYTTHSDGVSLGTGHRFSRYISGFLNYTYSNVNYEDANLSLYTQDQQRFFESYAKSAVSVAMSFDNTDDYYVARRGWAVSESIERAGLGAQADYVKSRTELSKYNGLDEWLGFDLIFRYKARYYLARDTGYLPLAERFYMGGLGSVRGYESYSMPYYYNATSGDNVRIGGKQTFSNNAELSFPLAPKAKMRLTTFLDWGWIGTSSLSEFSRGGYGVSLEWFSPMGPLQLVFANPINPETDDRISHFEFTIGQRF; from the coding sequence ATGAAACACTGGTCGGCACTGATAGCGGTGTTTTTGACGGTTTCGACGCTTGCGTTCGCCGCCGAAACCGTTGAAAAAGTACAATTCGAAGGGCTGGTCCACATCTCCGAAGGGGTGGCCGAACAGCTGTTGGTGCAAAAAGCGGAGGCGCCGCTGGAGACGGAGAAGGTCGACCAGACCATCGAACGCTTCTTCGGGCAGGGGTACTTTACGGACATCTACGCGACGTTCGAAGCGGGCACGCTCACATTCCATTTCACAGAAAAACCGGTCATTTCGCGTATCGAGCTCAAGGGCTGGAAAGAGAAGGACGAGGACACCCTGCGCGATGTCGTCCAGCTGAAAAAAGGGACCCTTTACGATCCCAAAAAACTCGAGGCGGCCAAGAAACGCATCGTCGACAACCTTTCGCAGGAGGGGAAGATCGACTCCGTCGTCGAGATCGAAACCGAGCACCTTGACAACGGTTCCGTCGGCGTCACCTTCGTCGTGAACGAAGGGGAAACGATCCTGATTGAAAAACTGAGTTTCAGCGGCGTGGAGGGACTCGACCCCGATACCTTCGACGACAACATCGCCAACAAAGAGCACCAGTTCATGGGGTGGTTCTGGGGCCGCAACGACGGGAAGATGATGCTCGACCAGCTGCAGTACGACCCGATGCGGATCCGCGATACCTACATGCAGCACGGCTATATGGACGCGAAGGTCGATGCCCCGTTCACCCGGATCGATTTTGACGACTATACGGCTGAGATGAGCTACCAGGTCACCGAGGGGCAGGTCTATATCACCAAGGCGATCGAGCTGCACCAGCAGACCCACGTCATCGACGACACCGAGCTGCGTGACGTCATCACCCTGGAAACGGAAAAGCCCTTCAACATCAAAACGTTCCGTGAGGACTCCGAGCGCATCAAAACGAAGATCGCGGACCTGGGGTACGCCTATGTCCGCGTCCTCCCCGACCTGCGCAAGAACAAGGAAGAGGGGACCCTCGAGGTGATCTACCGCATCATCCCGGGCGAGAAGGTGTGGATCCGCAACGTCGTGATCGCGGGGAACAACCGGACCCTCGACCGTATCGTCCGCCGGGAGCTCTACCTGGGGCCGGGCGACCTCTATTCGCTGACGGACCTGCAGGATTCGCGCAATGCCCTGGGGCGTACCGGCTATTTCGACGCCAACACGATCGAGGAGAAACGGGTCGACGACCACTCCATGGACCTGGTCGTCAAGGTCAAAGAGGCACCGACGGGCAATATCCAGCTCGGGGGCGGGTACGGCAGCTACGGCGGGTTCATGCTCAGCGTGGGCGTCAGCGACCGTAACATCTTCGGATCGGGGATCAACGTCGGCCTGCGCCTGGAGCGTTCGCAGCGTTCGAACAACTACTCGTTCAATATCTCCAACCCGCGCCTCAACGACAGCGATTTCAGCGGAAACTTCTCGATCTTCTACAGCGATTTCCAGTATAACGACTACACGACCCACTCCGACGGGGTATCGCTGGGGACCGGTCACCGTTTCAGCCGCTACATCTCCGGCTTCCTCAACTACACCTACTCCAACGTCAACTACGAAGATGCGAACCTGTCGCTCTATACCCAGGATCAGCAGCGCTTCTTCGAGAGCTATGCGAAGAGCGCCGTCTCGGTCGCCATGAGCTTCGACAACACCGATGACTACTACGTGGCGCGGCGCGGCTGGGCGGTCTCGGAGAGTATCGAGCGTGCCGGGCTCGGGGCCCAGGCGGACTATGTCAAAAGCCGGACGGAACTGAGCAAGTACAACGGGCTCGACGAGTGGCTCGGGTTCGACCTTATCTTCCGCTACAAGGCGCGCTACTACCTCGCCCGTGATACGGGCTACCTGCCGCTGGCAGAGCGCTTCTACATGGGTGGGCTCGGTTCGGTTCGCGGGTATGAGTCATACTCGATGCCGTACTACTATAATGCCACCTCCGGCGACAATGTCCGGATCGGCGGGAAGCAGACCTTCTCGAACAACGCGGAGCTGAGCTTCCCGCTGGCCCCGAAAGCGAAGATGCGCCTGACGACCTTCCTGGACTGGGGTTGGATCGGTACCTCTTCGCTGTCGGAATTCTCCCGCGGCGGCTACGGGGTGTCACTGGAGTGGTTCTCTCCGATGGGGCCGCTGCAGCTGGTCTTCGCCAACCCGATCAACCCGGAAACGGACGACCGGATCTCCCACTTCGAATTCACCATCGGTCAGCGCTTCTAA
- a CDS encoding prephenate dehydrogenase: MTLGIIGLGLMGGSLGMDLRQLPFVNEVIGHDHNASHCDTALELGLVDKVVDFDTLLQCDTIFLSVPVDGIMSILQQMPGRIKTDATVIDLGSTKARIVESIPESIRRNVIAAHPMTGTENFGPKAAITGLYKDKVVVLCDMDESGKRQQETAVRLFSGLHMRLHYMRAHDHDRHAAFISHMPHAISYSLANTVLNQEDKYNILALAAGGFRSMSRLAKSSPNMWEDIFRQNKEHLLEAINLFEDELSAMKKAIKEEAWDEVHDRLETGKKLHEILL; encoded by the coding sequence ATGACACTGGGAATTATCGGACTGGGACTGATGGGCGGCTCGCTGGGGATGGACCTGCGGCAGCTGCCTTTCGTCAATGAGGTGATCGGACACGACCACAACGCCTCCCACTGCGACACGGCGCTGGAGCTGGGACTCGTTGACAAGGTCGTCGACTTCGACACGCTCCTGCAGTGCGATACGATCTTCCTCTCCGTCCCCGTCGACGGCATTATGAGCATTCTGCAGCAGATGCCCGGCCGTATCAAAACGGACGCGACCGTCATCGACCTCGGCAGTACCAAGGCCCGTATCGTCGAAAGCATCCCGGAGAGCATCCGCCGCAACGTCATCGCTGCCCACCCCATGACCGGGACCGAGAACTTCGGTCCCAAGGCAGCCATCACGGGACTCTACAAGGACAAGGTCGTCGTCCTCTGCGACATGGACGAGTCCGGTAAGCGCCAGCAGGAGACGGCTGTGCGCCTCTTCTCGGGCCTGCACATGCGGCTGCATTACATGCGCGCCCACGACCACGACCGCCATGCCGCGTTTATCAGCCACATGCCCCACGCCATCTCCTACTCCCTGGCCAACACGGTACTGAACCAGGAGGACAAGTACAACATCCTCGCCCTGGCCGCAGGGGGTTTCCGCTCCATGAGCCGCCTGGCAAAGAGTTCGCCCAATATGTGGGAAGATATCTTCCGCCAGAACAAAGAGCACCTCCTCGAGGCGATCAACCTCTTCGAAGATGAGCTCAGCGCCATGAAAAAGGCGATCAAAGAGGAGGCGTGGGACGAAGTACACGATCGCCTCGAGACGGGCAAAAAACTGCACGAGATCCTTTTATGA
- a CDS encoding NAD(P)/FAD-dependent oxidoreductase — translation MNAFDVIVTGSGAAGMMAAIVAARCGKRVLLLEKLSKPGAKLKATGGGRCNLTNTLDNAAFMARFGRDGRFMTPALDAFDHKALIAFFNEIGVETHAPDGYRVFPVTHSAETILSALEKELERLGVEVRCKQKVVTVEHDGGHVTGVKTETDAFSAPHVVLATGGLGYPQLGAEGDGYALSEQAGHTVTALYPAMMPLKTKETWVEHCRADTIPKVTIRVDLKKAKKLRATGDLIFTRSGIRGPAVLDFARDVTPLLETYGEVPLLINMTKGMTEDDLLKHFKVYQGGHPDAVTIDLVQSLLPEALALQLCALAHADPQAKFNKLDGKIRNDLIRLLAWTPLTVTGHDGFKMAMITRGGVSLKEIRPETMESRLLKGLYFCGELMNLDGPCGGYNLQWSFASGYLAGQLGMIPHAS, via the coding sequence ATGAACGCCTTCGACGTCATCGTCACTGGCAGCGGCGCCGCAGGCATGATGGCCGCTATCGTTGCGGCCCGCTGCGGCAAAAGGGTGCTGCTGCTTGAAAAGCTCTCCAAACCCGGCGCCAAGCTCAAAGCGACCGGCGGCGGCCGCTGCAACCTCACCAACACCCTCGACAACGCCGCGTTTATGGCCCGTTTCGGCCGCGACGGCCGCTTCATGACCCCGGCGCTGGACGCCTTCGACCACAAAGCACTGATCGCTTTTTTCAATGAGATCGGCGTCGAAACCCATGCCCCCGACGGTTATAGGGTCTTTCCCGTCACCCACAGTGCGGAGACGATCCTCTCGGCGCTGGAGAAGGAGCTCGAACGCCTCGGCGTCGAGGTGCGCTGCAAGCAGAAGGTCGTCACCGTCGAGCATGACGGCGGGCATGTGACCGGGGTGAAAACGGAGACGGACGCCTTCAGCGCCCCCCATGTCGTACTTGCCACCGGGGGGCTCGGCTACCCCCAGCTCGGTGCCGAAGGGGACGGTTATGCCCTCTCCGAGCAGGCGGGCCACACTGTCACCGCGCTCTACCCGGCCATGATGCCGCTCAAGACCAAAGAGACCTGGGTAGAGCACTGCCGCGCCGATACGATCCCCAAGGTCACCATCAGGGTCGATCTGAAAAAGGCGAAGAAACTGCGCGCGACCGGGGACCTCATCTTCACCAGGAGCGGTATCCGGGGGCCTGCCGTCCTTGACTTCGCCCGCGACGTCACCCCGCTGCTGGAGACCTACGGCGAAGTGCCGCTGCTGATCAACATGACGAAGGGGATGACCGAAGACGACCTGCTGAAGCATTTCAAGGTGTACCAGGGGGGCCATCCCGATGCCGTCACGATCGACCTCGTGCAGAGCCTGCTGCCCGAAGCCCTCGCGCTTCAGCTCTGTGCCCTCGCCCACGCCGACCCGCAGGCGAAGTTCAACAAACTCGACGGCAAGATCCGCAATGACCTCATCCGCCTCCTCGCCTGGACCCCGCTCACCGTCACCGGCCACGACGGTTTCAAGATGGCGATGATCACCCGCGGTGGGGTGTCGCTCAAGGAGATCCGCCCCGAAACGATGGAGAGCCGGCTGCTCAAGGGGCTTTACTTCTGTGGCGAGCTGATGAACCTCGACGGCCCCTGCGGCGGCTACAACCTGCAGTGGTCCTTTGCCAGCGGCTACCTCGCCGGGCAGCTGGGGATGATTCCGCACGCATCCTGA
- a CDS encoding alpha-glucosidase has translation MSAEWWEHAVFYQIYPRSFADADGNGIGDLAGIIGKLDYLQWLGVDALWLSPHYPSPQIDTGYDITDFTAVEPAYGTMEEFDRLLDAIHARGMKLILDLVLNHTSDRHPWFLEARSSRDNPKRDWYVWHDGDGEGPPNNWQSEFGGSAWEYDTLTGQWYYHEFLKEQPDLNWRNPDVHAAMFDVARFWLDKGVDGFRLDAIGTLYEDPALTPQTSRYNAIDVLRHNWLPQEIRDGMHYMDIVRDLLRYQHEQPEVFELMRDFRTLIDSYDNRFLVGETSDVRFLGNGRDALHAIFNFDVVSLPALTPQALRNIRNTWQADMPEGGVFCTTLNNHDQSRSATHFAAGANQLQQCRIALAVTLFMGGIPFLYYGEEIGMRDYAIRSLGELHDSVGWIYRDLRLQEGIGEAQILAELGTFSRDRCRTPMQWDRSPNAGFTPAGVRTWLPVHDSYLEGVNVADQAADPDALLPFYRELIRLYRTHPALQTGSFLDLDPSNEALLVFLRTSGEAQCLVMISFAPKPLRYRLECRGRILFTDAQKQTPLEPGAYTLPPFGILVAALEENTRASACLPLFAMV, from the coding sequence ATGAGCGCCGAATGGTGGGAGCACGCCGTTTTTTACCAGATCTACCCCCGCAGTTTTGCCGATGCTGACGGCAACGGCATCGGCGACCTGGCCGGCATTATCGGGAAACTTGACTACCTGCAGTGGCTCGGTGTCGACGCCCTCTGGCTCTCCCCGCATTACCCCTCCCCGCAAATCGACACCGGTTACGATATCACGGACTTCACGGCGGTTGAACCGGCGTACGGAACGATGGAGGAGTTCGACCGCCTGCTCGACGCGATCCATGCGCGGGGCATGAAGCTGATCCTCGATCTCGTCCTCAACCACACCTCCGACAGGCATCCGTGGTTCCTGGAGGCACGTTCAAGCCGGGACAACCCCAAGCGTGACTGGTATGTCTGGCACGACGGCGACGGGGAGGGACCGCCCAACAACTGGCAGTCGGAGTTCGGCGGCTCCGCGTGGGAGTACGATACCCTCACCGGGCAGTGGTATTACCATGAATTCCTCAAAGAACAGCCCGATCTCAACTGGCGGAACCCAGACGTTCACGCCGCGATGTTCGATGTCGCACGTTTCTGGCTGGACAAAGGGGTGGACGGCTTTCGCCTGGATGCCATCGGCACCCTTTACGAAGACCCCGCGCTGACCCCGCAGACGAGCCGTTACAATGCCATTGACGTACTGCGGCACAACTGGCTTCCCCAAGAGATACGTGACGGGATGCACTACATGGATATCGTCCGCGACTTGCTCCGGTATCAGCACGAGCAGCCCGAAGTCTTTGAACTGATGCGCGACTTCCGTACCCTGATCGACAGTTATGACAACCGTTTCCTCGTCGGTGAGACCTCCGACGTCCGCTTTCTGGGGAACGGCAGGGATGCGCTGCACGCCATCTTCAACTTCGATGTCGTCTCCCTGCCGGCGTTGACGCCTCAAGCCCTCCGGAACATCCGGAATACGTGGCAAGCCGACATGCCTGAGGGCGGCGTTTTCTGCACGACACTTAACAACCACGACCAATCCAGGAGTGCGACCCACTTTGCCGCAGGTGCGAATCAACTGCAGCAGTGCCGCATCGCCCTCGCCGTCACCCTTTTTATGGGGGGCATCCCTTTTCTTTATTACGGCGAAGAGATCGGCATGCGCGACTATGCCATCCGCAGCCTCGGCGAGCTGCACGACAGCGTCGGCTGGATCTACCGCGATCTGCGTCTGCAGGAGGGCATCGGCGAAGCGCAGATCCTCGCAGAGCTCGGCACCTTCTCCCGGGACCGCTGCCGGACGCCGATGCAGTGGGACCGCTCCCCCAACGCGGGCTTCACGCCGGCCGGCGTCAGGACATGGCTTCCGGTGCATGACAGCTACCTTGAAGGGGTCAACGTGGCCGACCAGGCCGCCGACCCCGATGCGCTTTTGCCTTTTTACCGGGAACTGATCCGTCTGTACCGCACGCATCCCGCACTCCAGACAGGCAGTTTCCTGGACCTCGACCCCTCCAATGAAGCGCTGCTTGTTTTCCTCCGCACATCCGGTGAAGCGCAGTGCCTCGTCATGATCAGTTTCGCCCCAAAGCCTCTGCGATACCGCCTTGAATGCCGCGGACGCATTTTGTTTACAGACGCGCAAAAGCAGACGCCCCTTGAACCGGGGGCGTACACCCTCCCCCCTTTCGGTATCCTGGTCGCAGCACTCGAAGAAAATACACGCGCCTCGGCCTGTTTACCTCTTTTCGCTATGGTATAA